From the Streptomyces sp. Tu 2975 genome, one window contains:
- a CDS encoding VOC family protein: protein MSSIKQFQVTFDCAEPERVARFWCEVLGYVVPPPPEGFATWDDFNRSLPPERQGSAFVCMDPSGVGPRMYFQRVPEGKVVKNRVHLDVRVGTGLVGEERLAALEAECARLVALGAVRGQLLLADDENESCLGMQDIEGNEFCLD from the coding sequence ATGTCGTCGATCAAGCAGTTCCAAGTCACCTTCGACTGCGCAGAACCTGAGCGCGTCGCTCGTTTCTGGTGCGAGGTCTTGGGGTACGTCGTACCGCCGCCACCGGAGGGGTTTGCAACGTGGGACGATTTCAACCGCTCGCTGCCGCCTGAGCGTCAGGGTTCAGCGTTCGTCTGCATGGACCCCTCGGGTGTGGGCCCGCGCATGTACTTCCAGCGCGTTCCGGAAGGCAAGGTCGTCAAGAATCGGGTGCATCTTGACGTGCGGGTCGGCACCGGGCTCGTAGGTGAGGAGCGTCTCGCCGCACTCGAGGCCGAGTGCGCACGACTGGTCGCACTCGGCGCGGTACGCGGACAACTACTGCTCGCCGATGACGAGAACGAGTCGTGCCTCGGGATGCAGGACATCGAGGGCAATGAGTTCTGTCTCGACTGA
- a CDS encoding VOC family protein, whose translation MDIRLSQCFIAVDDHDKAIAFYRDVLGLEVRSDVGFEGMRWVTVGAPSQPDVNIVLEPPVAEPNASPADKQAMAELMAKGLLRGVIFATDDCDATFERISAAGGEVLQEPMDQPYGVRDCGFRDPAGNLLRFTQPLGK comes from the coding sequence ATGGACATCAGGCTTTCCCAGTGCTTCATCGCCGTCGACGACCACGACAAGGCGATCGCCTTCTACCGCGACGTGCTCGGCCTCGAGGTACGCAGCGACGTGGGCTTCGAGGGGATGCGCTGGGTGACCGTCGGAGCGCCCTCTCAGCCGGACGTGAACATCGTCCTGGAACCGCCCGTCGCGGAACCGAACGCCTCACCGGCCGACAAGCAGGCCATGGCGGAGTTGATGGCCAAGGGCCTGCTGCGCGGCGTCATCTTCGCGACGGACGACTGCGACGCCACCTTCGAGCGCATCAGCGCCGCGGGCGGCGAGGTGTTGCAGGAGCCGATGGACCAGCCTTACGGCGTCCGTGACTGCGGGTTCCGCGACCCTGCCGGCAATCTGTTGCGCTTCACCCAGCCCCTCGGGAAGTGA
- a CDS encoding helix-turn-helix transcriptional regulator produces the protein MDRDYAEPLDVPALARDALMSPGHFSRSFRTAYGETPYSYLMTRRIERAKALLRRGDLTVTEVCFAVGCSSLGTFSSRFTELVGESPSAYRARNHDQGAAIPACMAKIHTRPVRNGEANPAARP, from the coding sequence ATGGACCGCGACTACGCCGAGCCTCTCGACGTCCCGGCGCTGGCACGTGACGCCCTGATGTCGCCGGGGCACTTCTCCCGCAGCTTCCGCACCGCTTACGGCGAGACCCCGTACAGCTACCTGATGACCCGTCGCATCGAGCGCGCCAAGGCGCTGCTGCGCCGCGGCGACCTCACGGTGACCGAGGTCTGCTTCGCGGTCGGCTGTTCGTCGCTGGGGACGTTCAGCTCGCGCTTCACCGAGCTGGTCGGCGAGAGCCCGAGCGCCTACCGGGCCCGGAACCACGACCAGGGCGCCGCCATCCCGGCATGCATGGCCAAGATCCACACGAGGCCGGTCAGGAACGGAGAAGCGAACCCTGCCGCCCGGCCGTAG
- a CDS encoding VOC family protein, with the protein MDISIHWTFLPHNDPDASLAFYRDTLGFEVRNDVGYGDMRWITVGPADQPGTSIVLEPPAADPGTTDDERRTIAEMMAKGSYARITLAAADLDDTFARLLAGGAEVVQEPTEQPYGLRDCAFRDPAGNLIRINELR; encoded by the coding sequence ATGGACATCAGCATTCACTGGACCTTCCTTCCGCACAACGACCCGGACGCCTCCCTGGCCTTCTACCGCGACACTCTCGGCTTCGAGGTCCGCAACGACGTCGGATACGGCGACATGCGCTGGATCACGGTCGGCCCCGCCGACCAGCCAGGGACGTCCATCGTCCTGGAGCCGCCGGCCGCCGATCCCGGCACCACCGACGACGAGCGCCGCACCATCGCAGAGATGATGGCCAAGGGCAGCTACGCCCGCATCACCCTGGCCGCCGCCGACCTCGACGACACCTTCGCGCGGCTGCTGGCCGGCGGTGCCGAGGTCGTCCAGGAGCCGACCGAGCAGCCGTACGGCCTCCGCGACTGCGCGTTCCGCGACCCTGCCGGCAACCTGATCCGCATCAACGAGCTCCGCTGA